One region of Eupeodes corollae chromosome 1, idEupCoro1.1, whole genome shotgun sequence genomic DNA includes:
- the LOC129941447 gene encoding uncharacterized protein LOC129941447: MIDYSKKFKVLQNIRKGGGLLNSLIDKLPLELHLPGYQFCGPGTNLKERLARGDSGINSLDQACKEHDISYSKFKNTSDRHIADKILAEKAWQRVKSKDASIAERASALLVTNLIKAKVKFGMGCSNSKIKTTKRKKSNMKSKKLSFKKLVKLIDDKLKKRTKSVCLEKTIKSAITSAKKNIGKNNNIKIPRIIPVPKIGGAIPFLIPLFAGLSALGALTGGAAGVAKAVNEISIAKKDLEEKQRHNLKMESIAVGHGLHLKPYKNGFGLYLQPQTKNF, translated from the coding sequence atgatcgactattcaaagaaattcaaagttctgcaaaatataagaaaagGTGGAGGCTTATTAAACTCATTAATTGACAAGCTTCCACTCGAACTACATCTTCCTGGCTATCAGTTCTGTGGTCCAGGAACAAATCTTAAGGAACGTTTAGCTCGTGGAGATTCTGGAATTAATTCTCTTGATCAAGCATGTAAAGAGCATGACATTTCTTATTCTAAGTTTAAGAATACATCTGATCGACACATAGCTGATAAAATATTAGCTGAAAAAGCCTGGCAACGTGTTAAATCAAAAGACGCAAGTATAGCAGAGCGAGCAAGTGCTCTACTAGTTACTAACCTCATCAAGGCAAAAGTTAAATTTGGGATGGGGTGttcgaattcaaaaattaaaacaactaagcgaaaaaaaagcaatatgaAATCTAagaaattgtcatttaaaaaactgGTCAAATTGATTGATGATAAACTTAAGAAGCGAACAAAATCTGTATGTCTAGAAAAAACGATCAAATCTGCAATCACGAGTGCTAAGAAAAACATtggcaaaaacaacaatattaaaataccAAGAATTATACCAGTACCAAAAATTGGAGGAGCTATCCCCTTTCTTATCCCCCTTTTCGCAGGGCTTTCAGCTCTTGGAGCACTAACGGGTGGAGCTGCCGGTGTAGCTAAAGCAGTGAATGAAATAAGCATTGCTAAAAAAGACCTCGAAGAAAAACAACGTCACAATCTTAAAATGGAATCAATTGCCGTTGGACACGGCTTACATCTTAAACCTTATAAAAATGGATTTGGACTTTATTTGCAGCcccaaacaaaaaacttctaa